In Longimicrobiaceae bacterium, the following proteins share a genomic window:
- a CDS encoding TolC family protein, producing the protein MTRSRVGWGRGLRAAAVVAGGLALGAARAGAQTVTPSAPAASRPQAPAGARTLSLDEALRMAQSASEQVAIARAGITRARGQQLQARSQRLPQLNGTASYSRTLKSQFEGLGGSAPVDTTTAPTNCPSSFTPHPGLPVDERVDSLEHALECAGSGSNPFSGLSSAGFGAANTYNLGLNLQQTVYAGGRITATNRIAQAGRENAEIGLTSAQAQLVLDVTQAYYDAELSDRLVGIAEAALAQAEETLRLTTLARRVGTSPEFDVLRASVARDNQRPAVIQRRSDRDQAYLRLKQLLNLPLDQPLALTSSLGEADSVVARTPQAAAADSVAGADTATDARAVVRQAATAVQVQEQQVRIARSQRLPTVVLQSQYGRVAFPQDVVPGFNDFHTNWTVGAALSVPIFTGGRIRGDELIAQANLAQARAQLQQTRELAQLDARSAIERLSTARASYQASAGTARQAARAYQIAEVRYREGISTQLELNDARLALQQAQANQALSARDLQIAQARVRLLRDLPLSTAGAAGASTAAAQQQFTQSQSTTQSTTTVQSQQGATGTTQQGIPGAGTQ; encoded by the coding sequence ATGACGAGATCGCGTGTGGGGTGGGGCCGCGGCTTGCGCGCGGCGGCGGTGGTGGCGGGCGGGCTCGCCCTGGGCGCGGCGCGGGCGGGGGCGCAGACGGTGACGCCGTCGGCACCCGCGGCATCGCGTCCGCAGGCGCCGGCGGGCGCACGGACGCTGTCGCTCGACGAGGCGCTGCGCATGGCGCAGTCCGCCAGCGAGCAGGTGGCGATCGCGCGGGCGGGGATCACGCGGGCACGCGGGCAGCAGCTCCAGGCGCGCTCGCAGCGCCTGCCGCAGCTGAACGGCACCGCGTCGTACTCGCGGACGCTGAAGAGCCAGTTCGAAGGGCTGGGCGGCAGCGCGCCGGTGGACACGACGACGGCGCCCACGAACTGCCCGTCGAGCTTCACGCCGCACCCCGGCCTGCCGGTGGACGAGCGGGTGGACTCGCTGGAGCACGCGCTGGAGTGCGCGGGCAGCGGCTCCAACCCCTTCTCGGGCCTGAGCAGCGCCGGCTTCGGCGCGGCGAACACGTACAACCTGGGCCTCAACCTCCAGCAGACCGTCTACGCCGGCGGCCGCATCACCGCCACCAACCGCATCGCGCAGGCGGGACGGGAGAACGCGGAGATCGGCCTCACCTCCGCACAGGCGCAGCTGGTGCTGGACGTGACGCAGGCGTACTACGACGCGGAGCTGAGCGACCGCCTGGTGGGCATCGCCGAGGCGGCGCTGGCGCAGGCGGAGGAGACGCTGCGGCTCACCACGCTGGCACGCCGCGTGGGCACCTCGCCCGAGTTCGACGTGCTGCGCGCCTCCGTGGCCCGCGACAACCAGCGGCCGGCGGTGATCCAGCGCCGGTCGGACCGCGACCAGGCGTACCTGCGCCTCAAACAGCTCCTCAACCTGCCGCTCGACCAGCCTCTGGCCCTCACCTCGTCGCTCGGCGAGGCGGACTCGGTGGTCGCGCGGACGCCGCAGGCCGCCGCGGCGGACTCCGTCGCCGGGGCCGACACGGCGACGGACGCGCGGGCGGTGGTGCGGCAGGCGGCCACGGCGGTGCAGGTGCAGGAGCAGCAGGTGCGCATCGCCCGTTCGCAGCGGCTGCCCACCGTCGTGCTCCAGTCGCAGTACGGCCGCGTGGCCTTCCCGCAGGACGTGGTGCCGGGCTTCAACGACTTCCACACCAACTGGACGGTGGGCGCGGCGCTGTCGGTGCCCATCTTCACCGGCGGCCGCATTCGCGGCGACGAGCTGATCGCCCAGGCGAACCTGGCCCAGGCGCGCGCGCAGCTCCAGCAGACGCGCGAGCTGGCGCAGCTGGACGCCCGCAGCGCCATCGAGCGGCTGAGCACCGCCCGCGCGTCGTATCAAGCCTCGGCCGGCACGGCGCGGCAGGCGGCGCGCGCGTACCAGATCGCCGAGGTGCGCTACCGCGAGGGCATCTCCACGCAGCTGGAGCTGAACGACGCGCGCCTGGCGCTCCAGCAGGCGCAGGCCAACCAGGCGCTGTCCGCGCGCGACCTGCAGATCGCCCAGGCGCGGGTGCGCCTCCTCCGCGACCTGCCGCTCTCCACCGCGGGCGCCGCGGGGGCGTCCACCGCGGCGGCGCAGCAGCAGTTCACCCAGTCGCAGTCCACCACGCAGTCCACCACCACCGTGCAGTCGCAGCAGGGCGCGACGGGCACCACGCAGCAGGGGATCCCGGGAGCGGGCACACAATGA
- a CDS encoding helix-turn-helix domain-containing protein: MEVREKLLQAALRVFQEAGSRGATTRRIAGEAGVNEITLFRHFGSKGALLGEALQAAAREGVLAPLPAEPRDAAAELTEWCRAHHGHLMRSRSMIRTCMGEIEEAPEMAACAGATPARLAGELHDYLLRLRARGLADGGFEPHAAAAMLMGTLFSDVMGRDIMPERYAYPAEEAPGRYVALFLRVIGAAGGAGNEMVDSTANGTTA, from the coding sequence ATGGAAGTGAGAGAGAAGCTGCTCCAGGCCGCGCTGCGGGTGTTCCAGGAAGCCGGGTCCCGCGGCGCCACCACCCGCCGGATCGCCGGCGAGGCGGGCGTGAACGAGATCACGCTGTTCCGGCACTTCGGCAGCAAGGGCGCCCTGCTGGGCGAGGCGCTCCAGGCCGCCGCGCGCGAGGGCGTGCTGGCCCCGCTGCCTGCGGAGCCGCGCGACGCGGCGGCGGAGCTCACGGAGTGGTGCCGCGCGCACCACGGGCACCTCATGCGGTCGCGCTCCATGATCCGCACCTGCATGGGCGAGATCGAGGAGGCGCCGGAGATGGCGGCCTGCGCGGGGGCCACGCCGGCGCGCCTGGCGGGCGAGCTCCACGACTACCTGCTGCGGCTGCGCGCGCGCGGCCTGGCAGACGGCGGCTTCGAGCCGCACGCGGCGGCGGCCATGCTGATGGGCACGCTGTTCAGCGACGTGATGGGCCGCGACATCATGCCGGAGCGCTACGCCTACCCGGCCGAGGAGGCGCCGGGACGGTACGTAGCGCTCTTCCTGCGCGTGATCGGGGCGGCGGGCGGGGCGGGGAACGAGATGGTGGATTCAACGGCGAACGGGACGACGGCATAG
- a CDS encoding MarR family transcriptional regulator, producing MNDAVRQFVEKMALLCEKEGMARIAGRILGLLLVEDGPFSLDELAERLQASKASVSTNARMLEHMGMVRRVSNLGDRRDFYHIEADPWERMLEVGQGRWREMTQLFGDAAASLPEGMESGRERLRLAESFHTLLLQDSARLVERWRSLRADERAGGAAGEP from the coding sequence ATGAACGACGCGGTGCGGCAGTTCGTGGAGAAGATGGCGCTGCTCTGCGAGAAGGAGGGCATGGCCCGCATAGCCGGCCGCATCCTGGGCCTGCTGCTGGTGGAGGACGGCCCCTTCTCGCTGGACGAGCTGGCGGAAAGGCTCCAGGCCAGCAAGGCCTCGGTGAGCACCAACGCGCGCATGCTGGAGCACATGGGCATGGTGCGGCGGGTGAGCAACCTGGGCGACCGGCGCGACTTCTACCACATCGAGGCCGACCCGTGGGAGCGCATGCTGGAGGTGGGCCAGGGGCGGTGGCGCGAGATGACGCAGCTCTTCGGCGACGCGGCGGCCTCGCTGCCGGAGGGGATGGAGAGCGGCCGCGAGCGCCTGCGCCTGGCCGAGAGCTTCCACACGCTGCTTCTGCAGGACTCCGCGCGCCTGGTGGAGCGCTGGCGCTCGCTGCGGGCCGACGAGCGCGCGGGCGGGGCTGCCGGTGAACCGTAG